A genome region from Sceloporus undulatus isolate JIND9_A2432 ecotype Alabama chromosome 1, SceUnd_v1.1, whole genome shotgun sequence includes the following:
- the SNX6 gene encoding sorting nexin-6 isoform X1, which translates to MMEGSDDGPDFLSEEDRGLRAVTVDLQTDAALQVDISDALSERDKVKFTVHTKSSLPNFKQNEFSVVRQHEEFIWLHDSFVENEDYAGYIIPPAPPRPDFDASREKLQKLGEGEGSMTKEEFTKMKQELEAEYLAIFKKTVAMHEVFLCRVAAHPILRKDLNFHVFLEYNQDLSVRGKNKKEKLEDFFKNMVKSADGVIVSGVKDVDDFFEHERTFLVEYHNRVKDSSMKSDKMTRSHKNVADDCNRIGSSLYALGTQDSTDICKFFLKVSELFDKTRKIEARVSADEDLKLSDLLKYYLRESQAAKDLLYRRSRSLVDYENANKALDKARAKNKDVLQAETTQQICCQKFEKISESAKQELIDFKTRRVAAFRKNLVELAELELKHAKGNLQLLQSCLAVLNGDT; encoded by the exons CTTAGAGCAGTCACTGTAGATCTTCAAACAGATGCTGCCTTGCAAGTGGACATTTCAGATGCTCTAAGTGAGAGGGACAAAGTGAAATTTACTGTCCACACAAAG agTTCTTTAccaaattttaaacaaaatgaattttcagTTGTCCGACAGCATGAAGAGTTTATTTGGCTTCATGATTCCTTTGTTGAGAATGAAGACTATGCAGGCTATATT ATTCCACCAGCACCACCAAGGCCTGATTTTGATGCTTCAAGAGAAAAATTGCAGAAGCTTGGTGAAGGAGAAGGATCAATGACTAAGGAAGAGTTCACCAAGATGAAGCAAGAACTAGAAGC TGAGTATTTGGCAATCTTCAAGAAGACAGTAGCCATGCATGAAGTCTTCCTGTGTCGTGTAGCAGCTCATCCCATTTTGAGAAAGGATTTAAATTTCCATGTCTTCCTGGAGTATAATCAGGAT TTGAGTGTCCgtgggaaaaataaaaaagaaaagcttgaAGACTTCTTTAAAAACATGGTTAAGTCTGCAGATGGTGTCATTGTTTCAGGAGTGAAG GATGTAGATGACTTCTTTGAACATGAAAGAACATTCCTAGTAGAATACCACAATCGTGTCAAGGATTCTTCTATGAAATCTGATAAGATGACAAGATCCCACAAAA atgttgctgatgATTGCAATAGAATTGGTTCTTCATTGTACGCATTGGGAACACAGGACTCCACTGATATATGCAA ATTTTTCCTGAAAGTATCAGAGTTGTTTGACAAAACAAGG AAAATAGAAGCACGTGTGTCTGCTGATGAGGACCTTAAGCTTTCAGATCTTCTAAAATATTATCTAAGAGAATCACAAGCTGCAAAG GACCTCTTGTATAGAAGATCAAGGTCATTAGTAGATTATGAAAATGCTAACAAGGCACTGGACAAAGCAAGAGCAAAGAACAAAGATGTGCTGCAAGCAGAAACTACTCAGCAGATTTGTTGTCAGAAATTTGAAAAAATATCTGAGTCAGCAAAACAAG AACTTATAGACTTTAAAACTAGAAGAGTTGCTGCATTCCGGAAGAATCTAGTAGAACTGGCAGAATTGGAACTGAAGCATGCTAAG GGTAATTTGCAGCTGTTGCAGAGCTGTCTGGCGGTGTTAAATGGAGATACATAA
- the SNX6 gene encoding sorting nexin-6 isoform X2 produces the protein MRVVVIVSFNYFPVQKLRAVTVDLQTDAALQVDISDALSERDKVKFTVHTKSSLPNFKQNEFSVVRQHEEFIWLHDSFVENEDYAGYIIPPAPPRPDFDASREKLQKLGEGEGSMTKEEFTKMKQELEAEYLAIFKKTVAMHEVFLCRVAAHPILRKDLNFHVFLEYNQDLSVRGKNKKEKLEDFFKNMVKSADGVIVSGVKDVDDFFEHERTFLVEYHNRVKDSSMKSDKMTRSHKNVADDCNRIGSSLYALGTQDSTDICKFFLKVSELFDKTRKIEARVSADEDLKLSDLLKYYLRESQAAKDLLYRRSRSLVDYENANKALDKARAKNKDVLQAETTQQICCQKFEKISESAKQELIDFKTRRVAAFRKNLVELAELELKHAKGNLQLLQSCLAVLNGDT, from the exons CTTAGAGCAGTCACTGTAGATCTTCAAACAGATGCTGCCTTGCAAGTGGACATTTCAGATGCTCTAAGTGAGAGGGACAAAGTGAAATTTACTGTCCACACAAAG agTTCTTTAccaaattttaaacaaaatgaattttcagTTGTCCGACAGCATGAAGAGTTTATTTGGCTTCATGATTCCTTTGTTGAGAATGAAGACTATGCAGGCTATATT ATTCCACCAGCACCACCAAGGCCTGATTTTGATGCTTCAAGAGAAAAATTGCAGAAGCTTGGTGAAGGAGAAGGATCAATGACTAAGGAAGAGTTCACCAAGATGAAGCAAGAACTAGAAGC TGAGTATTTGGCAATCTTCAAGAAGACAGTAGCCATGCATGAAGTCTTCCTGTGTCGTGTAGCAGCTCATCCCATTTTGAGAAAGGATTTAAATTTCCATGTCTTCCTGGAGTATAATCAGGAT TTGAGTGTCCgtgggaaaaataaaaaagaaaagcttgaAGACTTCTTTAAAAACATGGTTAAGTCTGCAGATGGTGTCATTGTTTCAGGAGTGAAG GATGTAGATGACTTCTTTGAACATGAAAGAACATTCCTAGTAGAATACCACAATCGTGTCAAGGATTCTTCTATGAAATCTGATAAGATGACAAGATCCCACAAAA atgttgctgatgATTGCAATAGAATTGGTTCTTCATTGTACGCATTGGGAACACAGGACTCCACTGATATATGCAA ATTTTTCCTGAAAGTATCAGAGTTGTTTGACAAAACAAGG AAAATAGAAGCACGTGTGTCTGCTGATGAGGACCTTAAGCTTTCAGATCTTCTAAAATATTATCTAAGAGAATCACAAGCTGCAAAG GACCTCTTGTATAGAAGATCAAGGTCATTAGTAGATTATGAAAATGCTAACAAGGCACTGGACAAAGCAAGAGCAAAGAACAAAGATGTGCTGCAAGCAGAAACTACTCAGCAGATTTGTTGTCAGAAATTTGAAAAAATATCTGAGTCAGCAAAACAAG AACTTATAGACTTTAAAACTAGAAGAGTTGCTGCATTCCGGAAGAATCTAGTAGAACTGGCAGAATTGGAACTGAAGCATGCTAAG GGTAATTTGCAGCTGTTGCAGAGCTGTCTGGCGGTGTTAAATGGAGATACATAA